A single genomic interval of Amblyomma americanum isolate KBUSLIRL-KWMA chromosome 11, ASM5285725v1, whole genome shotgun sequence harbors:
- the Scamp gene encoding secretory carrier membrane protein → MSGLDSNPFADPHAPSPFADPAVTQVTSRSQQAQSGLGLEDYNPFAEPAQPRPTTSPPLYRPSTAATPAAAVAAPSVQPAVMQAVTEPPPAYSAGGGQSTTISTAELQKRQEELEKKAAELQAREEALRGAQFNARANNWPPLPEKCCVAPCFYQDIGVDIPLEFQKIVRTVYYLWIFYVLVLVLNFLGGLAVLVKMGGAAHFGFSIIYLVLFAPLSFLCWFRPLYKAFRSDSSFNFMVFFFVFFVQLIVSIIYAVGIGATGASGFVVAIDAFSSSIPLGIFLTIVAAGHAVNAAWSGIMLLRVHRLYRSTGASFAKAQQEFTAGVLRNEHVQGAAANVAAEAARSAVQQNMGGSRY, encoded by the coding sequence ATGTCGGGCCTGGACTCCAACCCGTTCGCGGACCCGCACGCCCCGAGCCCATTCGCCGACCCGGCCGTCACGCAAGTGACAAGCCGCAGCCAGCAGGCGCAGTCGGGGTTAGGCTTAGAGGACTACAACCCGTTCGCTGAGCCGGCGCAGCCGCGACCGACGACGAGTCCGCCCCTGTACAGGCCTTCGACGGCCGCGACGCCGGCTGCCGCAGTGGCGGCCCCGTCCGTGCAGCCGGCCGTAATGCAAGCCGTGACGGAACCGCCTCCGGCCTACTCGGCGGGCGGCGGCCAGTCGACCACGATCTCGACTGCGGAGCTCCAGAAGCGGCAGGAGGAGCTCGAGAAGAAGGCGGCCGAGCTCCAGGCCCGCGAGGAAGCTCTGCGCGGCGCCCAGTTCAACGCTCGGGCCAACAACTGGCCCCCGCTGCCCGAGAAGTGCTGCGTGGCGCCCTGCTTCTACCAGGACATCGGCGTGGACATTCCGCTCGAGTTCCAGAAGATCGTGCGCACCGTCTACTACCTGTGGATCTTCTACGTGCTCGTTCTGGTCCTCAACTTTCTGGGCGGCCTCGCCGTGCTCGTCAAGATGGGCGGCGCCGCGCACTTCGGCTTCTCCATCATCTATCTGGTGCTGTTCGCGCCGCTCTCGTTCCTCTGCTGGTTCCGGCCGCTGTACAAGGCGTTCCGCTCCGACTCGTCCTTCAACTTcatggtcttcttcttcgtcttcttcgtgcAGCTCATCGTGTCGATCATCTACGCCGTGGGCATCGGCGCCACGGGCGCCTCGGGCTTCGTGGTGGCCATCGACGCCTTCAGCAGTTCCATCCCGCTGGGCATCTTCCTCACCATCGTGGCGGCGGGCCACGCCGTGAACGCGGCCTGGTCGGGCATCATGTTGCTGCGCGTCCACCGCCTCTACCGCTCGACGGGCGCCTCGTTCGCCAAGGCGCAGCAGGAGTTCACCGCCGGCGTGCTGCGCAACGAGCACGTCCAGGGCGCCGCGGCGAACGTGGCCGCCGAGGCGGCGCGCTCCGCCGTCCAGCAGAACATGGGGGGAAGCCGCTACTGA